Part of the Nostoc sp. ATCC 53789 genome, ATGGCATGGTACTCAACTTGCTGCAAACCCACACCCTAGAGCAAACCAGGGAACTGATAGAGCGCAGTTTTGGGCAGTACATGGCGACATTGCATTTAAGACCAGAATACGATGAGATTGCCGAACTGGAAAAACAATTAGCTCAACTACATGAGCAAATCGCCGCCGTTGATGAAAATGAACTGGCTATTTATGAAAAATTGCGGCAACGTTTGAAAGTAGAACGCCAAATATTAAAAACCCTGCAAGAGCAAGCACAGGAAGATAGAAAAGAAGAATTAGGGATGATGTTAGACTTTGCAGTGTCAGGAACTCTGTTGAGTCTCAAAGGCAAAAACATCACAGTGTCTTCACCCGTAACCGCAGTGTTAGTGGGAAAATCGCCTGGTTCTGGTCAAGCTCCCTACTTGGTATGCTTAGGGCATGATAATCGCTGGTATGTGGCAACCACAGGGGATGTAGTCGATTTATATGCCGAATTACCACGCATTGAAGTGTCACCTGATTTACTACCACCCCCAGAGATGCCTTTGAAGCCAGGACAGTCACGTCGTGGTAACGAAGAAAGCTTTGCGATCGCAGTGCGTATTCCCAATCCGATAGAATCTTTGCATCTAGCACCAGAAGTAGCAGAACAACTAAGTCGCACTGCTGCTGTCCAACAGCAATTAGAAGCTCATCCCCTACATCAATCAGGCAATGCTGCCACGCTTTTCAAGCGTCGCGCCAAATATGTTGAACTAGAAGCCGAACTCGAACAGTTACAAGGGCAAGTAGAGCAACACTCACAACGTCATTGGGAAGAATTTCTCAATTTAATCTTAATTCTGCAACACTTTGGCGCTTTAGATAACTTAGTGCCCACACAATTAGGGCGAATTGCTGCCGCTATTCGGGGTGAGAATGAATTGTGGTTGGGTTTAGTATTTGCTAGTGGTGAATTGGACAACTTAGATCCCCACCATTTAGCCGCCGCCGCCGCCGGTTTGGTGATGGAAACGCCCCGTCCAGATAGTAAGGTTAACTTTGAGCTTAGTAATGAAGTGGCAGAAGCCTTAGCCAAATTACGGGGAATTCGTCGCCAAATGTTCCAACTACAACGGCGGTATAACGTAGCGCTGCCTATATGGTTGGAATTTGAGTTAATTGCCATAGTCGAACAATGGGCGCTGGGAATGGAGTGGACAGAACTCTGCGAAAACACCACCTTGGATGAAGGCGATGTGGTGAGAATTCTCCGCCGGACGTTGGATTTATTATCACAAATACCCCACGTTCCACATCTGCCAGACTCTTTCTTGCGTAATGCTTATCGAGCGATGCAGTTGATTGATAGATTCCCTGTGAATGAGGTGGTGGAATAAACAGCACACTCTTAGGCACAGAGAGTCTTTGATAATTTCTTTGCGTATTTTTCTTTCAGGACTACGCAAAACTAGACATTTACATTTTAGGGGCAATTCATGAATTGCCCCTAAGAACTGTCCCAAGAATGATTTAAATTTAATAGTAGTGGTACGTAGTTAAAAATGCTTTTTTGGTTTCGTATATCTTCTATACGTAATTAATCACATGTATTTAACAGAAGTTGTAGTCGCTATCAGTGCTATTCAACCTTAGTACACCAAGTTTCCAGTACCGCGCAACTGACGCAAAGAATTGATGCACAATGGACAGTCGCAGCCGAATGTCTTAATTGCAGCATCACTTTCTTCATCAGTAAAATTCAACATAGCAACATTCTGATCTGATACTGATGTGACAATAGTTGCAGAACGGTTAGAGGTATACGGTTTCGTTCTCTCTGAATCTCGAATACACACAAAATCTTTTCCACCATGTGGGTTAGTGATACAGGTACGACCGTCTTCTGTGTGCAGTAATCGCTGTGTAATACTACCACCACTAGCATGGGCAGGATGAAATGCCACCAGCGTAGACATCATCGACACAAAGATTGAGGAAGTGGAAAGCAAATTCAGAAGAATTTTTTTGTTCATAGATTTCCTTGAGAAAATTGTCTACTAGCTTAGGGTATTCGATTCACTTTCAAACTTCAAGTGGGTTTCACCCTAAGAATAGCTAGCTTGACACTTGTTATTTAAGAAAGTTCCATATAGTTTGATCGCAAAGTAGTTGTCATAGCAGAATTAAGCAGTCAAACAGGCTTGAAGTTTATGGATCAAGACTTTAAAATTTTGTACAAAGCGATAAATTGCTCACTACGAACAAAAATTATATCTTAGATTCTTCTACAAAATTGATAACTAATATAGCTATCTTTATAGAATTATAAATCTTAATCTGAACCAAAAAATAGCATAAGTATTTAGTAATAAATCTGATATAGATTCTCATTCTTAAATGTTCAACTTGTAAAAATCTCTTTTTTTTATTACATTTGGAAAAAGGCTCATATACCAAGTAATTTACTAGCCTCAACACAAAAAATGAAGCAAAAACTACATTCAGAATCTTCAAGTTGTTGCAACGGTGAACACACTCATGATGAGAATCATCATCACGATCATGATGAGAATCATAACCATGACCACAATCACGATCACGGTGGAGAATTCAATCTAAAAAATGAGGTATTGCCTTTAGTAGCAATTTTAAGTTTATATGTGCCTGGTGTAATTTTTGAAAATCAATTACACAATACATTCTACTCAATAGGTGAATATCTGCTTTTCATCCCTGCCTATTTATTGAGTGGATGGAGTGTTTTAAAAACGGCTGGACGCAATATACTTAAAGGTAGATTATTTGATGAAACTTTTTTGATGACAGTAGCGACACTAGGGGCGATCGCAATTCATAAATTGCCCGAAGCTGTTGGAGTCATGCTGTTTTATAAAATTGGCGAATTGTTCCAGGATATTGCTGTTAGTCGTTCCCGTAGTTCCATCAAAGCCTTATTGGAAGTTCGCCCAGACTATGCAAATATCCAAATAGAAGGAGGACTAAAAAAAGTCCGCCCAGAAACAGTAAATATTGGAGATATTATCGTCGTCAAACCGGGGGAAAAGATTCCCTTGGATGGTGAGATTATAGATGGAAATTCGCAAGTTGATACATCTGCATTAACTGGAGAATCTGTACCGCGAACAGTGAGACTGGGTGAAATAGTTTTGGCTGGGA contains:
- a CDS encoding RNA helicase — its product is MNYPAPSPELDLGSIFPFDLDQFQKEAIASLNAGRSVVVCAPTGSGKTLVGEYAIYRALARGKRVFYTTPLKALSNQKLRDFREKFGFDQVGLLTGDASIHRDAPILVMTTEIFRNMLYGTPIGQVGISLVDVEAVILDECHYMNDRQRGTVWEESIIYCPREVQLAALSATVANSDQLTDWLNRVHGPTDLIYSDFRPVPLEFHFCNPKGLFPLLNDSKTKINPRLLQKKKGRGGERDRGRSGRPEAPGIIYTLSQLEQRDMLPAIYFIFSRRGCDKAVAEVGDLWLVNNEESQILRQQIDDFLARNPEAGRSGQIAPLYRGIAAHHAGILPAWKALVEELFQQGLIKVVFATETLAAGINMPARTTVISTLSKRTDTGHRLLNASEFLQMAGRAGRRGMDKQGHVVTVQTPFEGAKEAAYLGTSKPDPLVSQFTPSYGMVLNLLQTHTLEQTRELIERSFGQYMATLHLRPEYDEIAELEKQLAQLHEQIAAVDENELAIYEKLRQRLKVERQILKTLQEQAQEDRKEELGMMLDFAVSGTLLSLKGKNITVSSPVTAVLVGKSPGSGQAPYLVCLGHDNRWYVATTGDVVDLYAELPRIEVSPDLLPPPEMPLKPGQSRRGNEESFAIAVRIPNPIESLHLAPEVAEQLSRTAAVQQQLEAHPLHQSGNAATLFKRRAKYVELEAELEQLQGQVEQHSQRHWEEFLNLILILQHFGALDNLVPTQLGRIAAAIRGENELWLGLVFASGELDNLDPHHLAAAAAGLVMETPRPDSKVNFELSNEVAEALAKLRGIRRQMFQLQRRYNVALPIWLEFELIAIVEQWALGMEWTELCENTTLDEGDVVRILRRTLDLLSQIPHVPHLPDSFLRNAYRAMQLIDRFPVNEVVE